The following are encoded together in the Pirellulales bacterium genome:
- a CDS encoding glycosyltransferase family 39 protein, translating into MSITGPATRYGPRVAEGRPLHEQLLSWQRGLAATATSPALVLVGIAALALLLRLPNYASRDLWDDELIQYHICTAPSLAEMFQSLVRSDRNPPGFALLARAALQFSDSDMMLRLPSLLGGMGAVVLAWYAGKSWLGTQGAAVTAAIAAVCPTYIFFSREARPYSVGLCAVYAYLVCLNAFRNGPSLRKAVLLGSVSAAAISVQYANIPLVGVTLATAAVVSFLSGQRNWRSLGCWGLVAVVAAGAVAIDVARFLVPQVSVHGTGKTDFLRTYFFDLASLRSACEFIPHSTAGFLSHISLTEMMAPGWQPVCLLGWLPLAAGVLVVGWDQRACERRPTINDVALGGPALASSLVPP; encoded by the coding sequence ATGTCGATCACCGGCCCCGCAACCCGCTACGGCCCGCGCGTTGCCGAGGGGCGCCCTCTTCACGAGCAGCTCTTAAGCTGGCAACGTGGGCTCGCGGCGACAGCAACCAGTCCGGCACTCGTGCTGGTCGGCATCGCCGCGCTGGCGCTCTTGCTGCGCCTGCCGAACTACGCCAGCCGCGATCTGTGGGATGATGAGCTCATCCAGTACCATATCTGCACGGCGCCGTCGCTGGCCGAGATGTTTCAGAGCCTGGTCCGCTCCGACCGCAATCCACCGGGCTTTGCACTGCTCGCACGGGCGGCCCTGCAGTTTTCCGATAGCGACATGATGCTGCGCCTGCCGTCGTTGCTGGGCGGCATGGGCGCCGTCGTGCTGGCCTGGTACGCGGGCAAGTCGTGGTTGGGCACGCAGGGTGCGGCCGTCACGGCGGCGATCGCGGCTGTTTGCCCGACGTACATTTTCTTCTCACGCGAGGCCCGGCCTTATAGTGTGGGGCTTTGCGCGGTCTACGCATACCTGGTCTGCCTGAACGCTTTCCGCAACGGTCCTTCGCTGCGCAAGGCGGTTCTCCTCGGCTCCGTTTCGGCCGCGGCGATAAGCGTGCAGTATGCCAATATACCGCTGGTTGGAGTCACCTTAGCCACGGCGGCGGTCGTCTCGTTCCTATCAGGGCAGCGGAATTGGCGGAGCCTCGGTTGTTGGGGATTGGTCGCGGTTGTGGCCGCCGGGGCGGTGGCGATCGATGTCGCTAGGTTTCTCGTGCCGCAGGTCTCGGTTCACGGCACGGGAAAGACCGACTTTCTGCGAACGTACTTCTTTGACTTGGCCAGCCTGCGCTCGGCGTGCGAATTCATTCCCCACAGCACGGCCGGCTTCCTGAGCCATATCAGCTTGACGGAGATGATGGCCCCCGGTTGGCAGCCCGTCTGTCTGCTGGGTTGGCTGCCGTTGGCGGCCGGCGTGCTCGTCGTAGGGTGGGACCAGCGAGCTTGCGAGCGCCGGCCCACCATCAACGACGTCGCCCTTGGTGGGCCGGCGCTCGCAAGCTCGCTGGTCCCACCCTA
- a CDS encoding glycosyltransferase family 1 protein, translating to MRILLNGGPMLGRLTGIGQYGLSLLKALMSLSGDADLEAIGVFDGRQVLAPEEFLSRLATQADPGRNQRIKSVVRRIWPSCRDWADRVRRFHLNRETRHAQWNVFHEPNFVSPQSALPLVTTVHDMSYLRYPQFLPRDRLAWLRRKMGQTLSRSRAILADSHFTREELLELCPAVDPQRVIVTQLGVDFDYFNSPLHAERVADVRRRLQLPRQFVLYLGTLEPRKNLQGLIRAYALLPAEVQQAYPLVLAGMPGWNQAYFRRELAELRHRGVLHEVGYVAQDDVPALMRAASVFCFPSFYEGFGLPPLEAAACGTPVVSSRAASLPEVLGEAAVYVDPHSPDDIRAALERVLESESLQRQLRQAGPARAALFRWDDCARRTVQAYRTAA from the coding sequence ATGCGCATTCTTCTCAATGGTGGCCCTATGCTGGGACGCCTGACCGGCATCGGTCAGTATGGCCTTTCGCTGCTCAAGGCGCTGATGTCGCTCTCCGGCGACGCCGATTTGGAGGCGATCGGCGTCTTCGACGGGCGACAAGTGCTGGCCCCCGAAGAGTTCCTGAGCCGGCTGGCGACACAAGCCGATCCAGGTCGCAATCAGCGCATCAAGTCGGTCGTCCGGAGAATCTGGCCAAGCTGCCGCGACTGGGCCGATCGCGTGCGGCGTTTTCACCTGAATCGCGAAACGCGGCACGCTCAGTGGAACGTGTTTCACGAGCCGAACTTCGTCTCGCCGCAGTCGGCGTTGCCGTTGGTGACCACCGTCCACGACATGAGCTACCTGCGATACCCCCAGTTCTTGCCGCGAGACCGGCTCGCCTGGCTGCGCCGCAAGATGGGGCAAACCTTGTCTCGCTCGCGGGCCATCCTGGCCGACAGCCACTTCACTCGCGAGGAACTGCTGGAGCTTTGCCCGGCGGTCGATCCGCAGCGCGTGATCGTCACGCAGCTCGGCGTCGATTTCGATTATTTCAACAGCCCCCTTCATGCCGAGCGTGTCGCCGACGTACGGCGCCGCCTCCAGTTGCCGCGGCAATTTGTCCTCTATCTAGGAACGCTCGAGCCGAGGAAGAACCTGCAAGGGCTGATTCGGGCCTACGCCCTGTTGCCGGCCGAGGTGCAGCAAGCCTACCCGCTGGTGTTGGCGGGCATGCCGGGCTGGAACCAGGCCTATTTCCGCCGCGAACTGGCGGAACTGCGGCATCGCGGCGTTCTGCACGAGGTGGGCTATGTGGCCCAGGACGATGTGCCGGCCTTGATGCGGGCCGCCAGCGTGTTCTGCTTCCCCAGCTTTTACGAGGGTTTTGGCCTGCCACCGCTGGAAGCCGCGGCTTGCGGTACGCCGGTGGTTTCGAGCCGGGCCGCCTCGTTGCCCGAAGTGCTCGGCGAGGCTGCCGTCTACGTCGATCCCCATTCGCCGGACGACATTCGGGCCGCCTTGGAGCGCGTGCTGGAAAGCGAATCGCTGCAGCGGCAGCTTCGGCAGGCGGGTCCGGCGAGGGCCGCCCTGTTCCGCTGGGACGACTGTGCTCGGCGCACCGTGCAAGCATATCGAACCGCAGCTTAA
- a CDS encoding sugar transferase: MIIKPGVRDSVGNAGPHFPLAHASGVQTIDDAIALDPCPVLSLGLGALLKRVVDFTGALALLAVIGIPMLIVAAVVRLTSAGPAIYTQERVGRGGRRFMLLKFRTMRLDAEAKTGPVWAQEHDPRRTAFGAFLRRWSIDELPQLINVLKGEMSLVGPRPERPYFVAQFSQQFPDYMQRHGVLPGLTGWAQLNGLRGNTSISMRLDFDLYYIRRWSIWFDLYILFKTPLRMLAEKNAY; the protein is encoded by the coding sequence GTGATCATCAAGCCGGGTGTTCGAGACTCCGTTGGCAATGCGGGACCGCACTTCCCGCTGGCGCATGCCAGTGGCGTGCAAACCATCGACGACGCAATCGCGCTCGACCCATGTCCCGTCTTATCGCTGGGCCTGGGCGCTTTGCTCAAGCGGGTCGTCGACTTCACCGGCGCCTTGGCACTGCTGGCGGTGATCGGAATTCCCATGTTGATCGTGGCAGCCGTGGTGCGGCTGACGAGCGCCGGACCCGCGATCTACACGCAAGAACGGGTCGGGCGTGGCGGCCGCCGGTTCATGCTGCTCAAGTTCCGCACCATGCGGCTCGACGCCGAGGCCAAGACCGGCCCGGTCTGGGCCCAGGAGCACGATCCGCGGCGGACGGCCTTCGGCGCGTTTTTGCGGCGCTGGAGCATCGACGAGCTGCCGCAGTTGATCAACGTGCTCAAAGGCGAGATGAGCCTGGTCGGGCCGCGGCCCGAGCGGCCCTATTTCGTCGCCCAGTTTTCGCAGCAGTTCCCGGATTACATGCAGCGGCACGGCGTCCTGCCCGGCCTTACCGGTTGGGCCCAGCTCAACGGGCTGCGCGGCAACACCAGCATCAGCATGCGGCTCGATTTTGACCTGTACTACATCCGGCGTTGGTCGATATGGTTCGACCTCTATATTCTGTTCAAGACTCCCCTCCGTATGCTGGCGGAAAAGAATGCTTACTGA
- a CDS encoding glycosyltransferase family 39 protein, whose amino-acid sequence MSENSPWGGLPRPSEPSDGLGRPPHERTRYGTLAAAVLLGGLCQLYIVSSSPIIAKDGIGFIRIAKSLAIDPVTTLRVEDQHPGYPAMLLGCERVYRWLTGRDEFDSFLAATRLASGTCGLLSIVFLWLFARRLYNERIANVTVLLAAVWPLLRLNASDSLSDTPHLMFYLAGAWLAIEGLRSRRIGWFAAAGLASSLAFAVRPEGLLVGVATGLAVAWEFCRERCASRLKAALTIAGVLAAASLVVVPYALLAGKITSKKLPFRHTVSEHERAMASVEPTTGLLAEPAPGSTLPDEFRRPSAFAGVMGLAIFELARELAQGFYYLAMVPLAVGTFGPRRPKPNRPASVMHVLLMNGHAALLLLLYLTAGYISHRHILPLVALMLPTAAAGAVCLAEEASQRLSFMRSPRGALAVVVFLFYVGLVPKCLKPLHTVYAPIYEAAECVKREAKPGDSVLASSSYVRFYAGLPGIVVGSEAPNLPLGLYFAPDKKQWPFLVLEVDDRSFDRDALCGPGGRYDQILELPAHPRRPWAKVVVLHARQQRLGRRVGPASLRAPAHRR is encoded by the coding sequence TTGTCCGAAAACTCCCCGTGGGGCGGCCTTCCTAGGCCGTCTGAGCCAAGCGACGGCCTGGGAAGGCCGCCCCACGAGCGCACGCGATATGGCACACTGGCCGCGGCAGTTTTGCTGGGCGGTTTGTGCCAGCTCTACATTGTTTCCAGTTCGCCCATTATCGCCAAAGACGGCATCGGCTTCATCCGCATCGCCAAGTCGCTGGCCATCGATCCGGTGACGACGCTTCGCGTAGAAGACCAGCATCCCGGCTACCCGGCGATGTTGCTCGGTTGCGAGCGTGTCTACCGCTGGCTCACCGGCCGCGACGAGTTCGACAGCTTTCTTGCCGCCACGCGGCTGGCGTCGGGCACCTGTGGTTTGCTGTCCATCGTGTTTCTCTGGCTCTTTGCCCGGCGGCTTTACAACGAGCGGATTGCGAACGTCACGGTGCTGCTGGCGGCGGTCTGGCCGCTGTTGCGTCTGAACGCCAGCGACAGCCTGAGCGACACGCCGCACTTGATGTTCTATCTGGCCGGCGCTTGGCTGGCGATCGAAGGATTGCGAAGCCGGCGGATCGGCTGGTTCGCGGCGGCGGGACTGGCGAGCAGCCTGGCCTTTGCGGTGCGGCCCGAAGGGCTGCTGGTCGGCGTCGCCACAGGACTCGCCGTGGCCTGGGAGTTTTGCCGCGAGCGCTGCGCTTCGCGGCTCAAGGCGGCGCTGACGATCGCCGGAGTGCTTGCCGCCGCGTCGTTGGTCGTCGTTCCCTATGCCTTGTTGGCCGGGAAAATCACCAGCAAAAAGCTGCCGTTTCGTCACACGGTCTCGGAACACGAGCGGGCGATGGCCTCGGTCGAGCCCACCACGGGACTGCTCGCCGAACCGGCTCCGGGGAGCACCTTGCCCGACGAATTCCGCCGGCCATCGGCGTTTGCCGGCGTGATGGGCCTGGCCATTTTCGAGCTGGCGCGCGAGCTGGCCCAAGGGTTCTATTATTTGGCCATGGTTCCGCTGGCGGTCGGAACCTTTGGGCCACGCCGTCCCAAGCCGAATCGTCCGGCGTCGGTGATGCACGTTCTGCTGATGAACGGGCACGCCGCTTTGTTGCTGTTGCTGTACCTGACCGCGGGTTATATCAGCCACCGTCACATATTGCCGTTGGTGGCGTTGATGTTGCCGACGGCGGCGGCGGGCGCGGTCTGTCTGGCCGAAGAGGCTTCGCAGAGGCTGAGCTTTATGCGTTCGCCGCGCGGCGCGCTGGCCGTTGTGGTTTTCCTGTTCTATGTGGGGTTGGTGCCCAAGTGCCTGAAGCCGCTGCACACGGTTTATGCGCCGATCTACGAGGCGGCGGAGTGCGTGAAGCGCGAGGCGAAACCAGGCGACAGTGTGTTGGCGAGTTCCAGCTATGTGCGGTTCTATGCCGGTCTTCCGGGCATCGTGGTCGGTTCAGAAGCGCCCAACTTGCCACTCGGGTTGTACTTCGCCCCCGACAAGAAGCAGTGGCCCTTCCTCGTCCTGGAAGTCGACGACCGCTCGTTTGACCGCGATGCGCTGTGTGGACCGGGCGGTCGATACGATCAGATTCTCGAATTGCCGGCCCACCCGCGCCGGCCGTGGGCCAAGGTCGTGGTGCTTCATGCGCGGCAGCAGCGCCTTGGGCGTAGAGTGGGACCAGCGAGCTTGCGAGCGCCGGCCCACCGTCGTTAA
- a CDS encoding PfkB family carbohydrate kinase, giving the protein MLSLERLDSVLATLPRLTIGLVGDLFLDRYLWLDPDLVETSIETGLEAYQITRVRNSPGALGTVMNNLAALGVGRLVPVTVLGDDGQAYDLLKELNKLPVDAGHIMQDPVRLTPTYTKPMRRDAAGTWRELNRIDLRNNAPLGRETEARLVEHLTDVFQSADGLAVLDQVNEENRGVMTTGVREHLASLCRADPDKIVLVDSRQRIGQFHFGLLKPNVGECLRSLGRDERSATGDLAFARDAAVALSRHTGRPLFCTVGESGMLAVGFKGPASVAHVPGCPVSGPIDIVGAGDSATAGILSALLSGGSATEAAALGNLVASVTVQQLGTTGTASPDQLRAGWRLMPDA; this is encoded by the coding sequence ATGCTTTCGCTCGAGCGGCTCGACTCGGTGCTCGCCACGCTGCCACGTCTCACGATCGGCCTGGTGGGCGACCTTTTTCTCGACCGATATCTTTGGCTCGATCCCGACCTGGTCGAAACATCGATCGAAACCGGCCTGGAGGCCTATCAGATCACGCGCGTCCGCAACAGCCCCGGCGCGCTGGGCACGGTGATGAACAATCTGGCGGCCCTGGGCGTGGGCCGGCTCGTGCCCGTCACCGTTCTCGGCGACGACGGCCAGGCCTACGATTTGCTGAAAGAGCTGAACAAGCTGCCGGTCGATGCGGGGCACATCATGCAAGACCCGGTCCGCCTCACGCCCACCTACACCAAGCCGATGCGCCGCGACGCCGCGGGCACGTGGCGCGAGTTGAACCGCATCGATCTGCGCAACAACGCCCCGCTCGGCCGCGAAACCGAGGCACGCCTGGTTGAACACCTGACCGACGTGTTTCAGAGCGCCGACGGACTGGCGGTGCTCGACCAGGTGAACGAAGAGAACCGGGGCGTGATGACCACGGGCGTGCGCGAGCACCTCGCGTCGCTCTGCCGGGCGGACCCCGATAAGATCGTGCTGGTCGACAGCCGCCAGCGTATCGGCCAGTTTCACTTTGGGCTGCTCAAGCCCAACGTCGGCGAGTGCCTGCGATCGCTCGGCCGCGACGAGCGCTCGGCAACGGGCGACCTGGCGTTTGCCCGCGACGCCGCCGTGGCCCTCAGCCGGCACACGGGCCGGCCGCTGTTTTGCACGGTCGGCGAGTCGGGCATGCTGGCGGTGGGCTTCAAGGGGCCCGCGTCGGTCGCTCATGTGCCCGGTTGTCCGGTCAGCGGCCCGATCGACATTGTCGGCGCGGGCGACAGCGCCACGGCGGGTATTCTCTCTGCGCTGCTCTCCGGCGGTTCGGCAACGGAAGCGGCCGCGCTGGGCAACCTGGTGGCCTCGGTCACCGTGCAGCAACTCGGCACCACCGGCACGGCCTCGCCCGACCAGTTGCGTGCCGGCTGGCGCCTGATGCCTGACGCCTGA